A genomic segment from Drosophila willistoni isolate 14030-0811.24 chromosome 2L unlocalized genomic scaffold, UCI_dwil_1.1 Seg72.1, whole genome shotgun sequence encodes:
- the LOC6638003 gene encoding craniofacial development protein 1, with amino-acid sequence MDLNEEYASDSESDEDFCLENENAESGSCDEESSESDGEEEEEANGTKSVSRKKSKDSPGTSTKDDNSARRTRNSDGTQNGRRTVEKEELESDEEVDKSRSDALWADFLNDVGDESAKKPQSSEKKTKTDEVEASKKPQTVVPKSPPTDKPKAPVTKITEVLDFAGEQVTVQKTVSSSSAKENQKQLAPGKRPANGGGLGSFLNTLGKKKKMSVLEKSQLDWKTFKKDEGIDEELRTHNMGKDGYLERQDFLQRTDLRQFEIEKNLRQSRRQN; translated from the exons ATGGATTTAAACGAAGAATACGCATCGGACAGTGAAAGTGATGAAGACTTCTGTCTTGAGAATGAAAACGCTGAATCTGGAAGTTGTGATGAAGAAAGTTCCGAGTCGGATggtgaggaggaggaggaggcaaATGGAACCAAAAGCGTTTCACG TAAAAAGTCCAAAGATAGTCCAGGAACCAGTACCAAGGATGACAATTCCGCCCGCCGAACAAGGAATTCTGATGGCACACAAAATGGCCGCAGGACTGTGGAAAAGGAAGAGCTCGAGTCGGATGAGGAAGTTGACAAATCTCGATCAGATGCACTGTGGGCAGATTTCTTAAATGATGTGGGTGATGAGAGCGCCAAAAAGCCTCAATCAAGcgagaagaaaacaaaaacagatgAAGTGGAGGCTAGTAAGAAGCCTCAGACAGTTGTTCCAAAGTCACCACCAACAGATAAACCCAAGGCGCCTGTAACCAAAATTACAGAAGTGCTAGACTTTGCCGGTGAGCAGGTGACGGTACAAAAAACCGTTAGCAGTTCCAGTGCAAAGGAGAATCAAAAGCAACTAGCTCCCGGTAAACGACCAGCAAATGGTGGCGGCTTGGGATCTTTCCTAAATACTCTgggcaaaaagaagaaaatgtcTGTGCTGGAAAAATCTCAGTTGGATTGGAAAACGTTTAAAAAGGATGAGGGCATTGATGAGGAGCTGCGAACACATAATATGGGCAAAGATGG CTACCTGGAACGACAGGATTTCTTACAGCGCACTGATTTGAGGCAGTTCGAGATTGAGAAAAATCTACGTCAATCGCGACGACAAAACTAA